TTGCACGTTGTCTGCTACGGTTAAGTTACCGCCAAAGCTACTGCTTCCTTGAACGTAAACGATTTGGTTGCCGTCGGTGGGAATGCCGTTGAGGGCTGCTTCGATGCTACTGTAGGGAGTTTCGATTGTCCCGTTACCGTTGCTGTTGGCGCTGACATGGCGGAAAAACCAAGGCTGTCCGGTGGCGGGGTTGAGGGCGTTAGTGGTGCTGCTGGTGCTGCTGGTGCTGCTGGTAGTACGACGGGCGAGAGCAATGTTACTTTGCCGTTCGATGCTTTCGCTGAGGTAGGATGGAGTGCTGGGAGGATTGGGCGAACTGCCGCCCCAACTTGCGCCGATACTAAGGATAAGGTTTGTACCGAATTCGCGATCGCGCTGCACGGTTAACCCGATGTTAGTATTAGCAGTAGGACGCGCCACGATGCGACTGCGAAACCCGGCAAAAGTAGATATATTCTCGCCGCTATAGAGATAACCGCCGACATATCCGCGCAAGTCGCCGCCTTCCCAAGCTGCAAGTTTCCCGCCTACTTCTAAATCCGCGCCGGTGAGGGCAGAATCGGCAATGCGATCGCGCCGCGTGGTTTGCGATCGCGTAAACTGAAGATAATTCCCCACAAAGCGCCCATCGGTCGCTGTCGAACTCAGCACCGTCTCGCTTTCGGCAACCGTTGCCTCGGTTTTACCCACAGGAACATAAGCATTGAAGCGCACTTCCCAACCTGCCCCCTGTAAGTCTGCGCCCGCCCCCACTTGATGGAACGTATTGCGGCCATTGCTGCGAAGATCGTAACCCAAATACGTCCCCCAAACCCAATCACTCTCCAGCGTGCCGCGATATCCCAGCAGAAAATTACCGCCTAAACGTCCGTTTTGGGTTTCAACATTGAGGCGAGTTTCTGCAAAAGCAACATTCCTCCCCGGCGTTTGTAGAAAGGGAATCCAACCGTAAATGCTACCGAAACTGCTACCGTATCCCGCGCCCGAACCTGTGGTGAATTGTCCGCCGAGGCGCGGTGTTAGTCTGGGGGCGGCTTCGGTTTGCGCGATCGCGGCGACGGGGCATAATAAAGTTGAAACGGCAGTAATATACAGCAGCGATCGGGTTAAATGCTTCATACGAGCAATCGACGGATATAAGGACGGTTGCCGTTAGCGTACCCAGATTAGAAGTTTGCGCGATCGCGCTTTTTCAGTTTGCCTTCTACAATTAGAATTGAAAATAGTTTATTTGTACCGATCGCGATGGTTGCTCAACTCCCCCAAACCACAGCCTCTCCGATTGTCTACCCCGATGATGACGGCTTACCCATGTCCGACAACACGCTTCAGTTTGAATGGATTATGACGTTTTACTACAACCTCGATTGGTTGTTTGCCGATAATCCCGAAGTGTTTGTGGCTGGAAACTTACTGTGGTATCCCGTAGAAGGACAAGTGAAAACGCGCCAAGCGCCCGATATCATGGTTGTTTTTGGTGCAAGAAAAGGCTATCGGGGTTCCTACAAACAATGGCAAGAGAAAAATATTGCCCCTCAAGTCGTGTTTGAGATTCTCTCTCCCGGCAATACGCAAACAGAGATGAATCGAAAACTCATCTTCTATAACTTGCACGGGGTTGAAGAATATTATATTTACGACCCGCACAAAAACGAACTCAGTGGTTTATTGCGTCCCCAAGAGTCAGAAACAGGAGACAGACACCTTCAAGTCATCGAAGAAATGCAAGGGTGGACGAGTCTGCGTTTGGGGATTCGCTTTGAGTTAAGCGAGGAAACGTTGCAGGTGTATCGTCCTGACGGGCAGAGTTTTGCAACCTATCTCGAAGCCCAACAGC
This sequence is a window from Oscillatoria sp. FACHB-1406. Protein-coding genes within it:
- a CDS encoding Uma2 family endonuclease; its protein translation is MVAQLPQTTASPIVYPDDDGLPMSDNTLQFEWIMTFYYNLDWLFADNPEVFVAGNLLWYPVEGQVKTRQAPDIMVVFGARKGYRGSYKQWQEKNIAPQVVFEILSPGNTQTEMNRKLIFYNLHGVEEYYIYDPHKNELSGLLRPQESETGDRHLQVIEEMQGWTSLRLGIRFELSEETLQVYRPDGQSFATYLEAQQQLEQAQRLAEAEAQRAEQAEAALAAEQRKAQLLAERLRQMGINPDEL